A genomic region of Sarcophilus harrisii chromosome 6, mSarHar1.11, whole genome shotgun sequence contains the following coding sequences:
- the LOC116419767 gene encoding membrane-spanning 4-domains subfamily A member 6C-like, with the protein MEVYDYLCMREEIRVLGTLQINIGIFHLLLGSLWSFIKMMQFPESPMNYKTFIFNLKYPLIAAPINIISGIFAIVTERKRRLSLAKITVGINVIGIVFSLYGLITLIIEFLSYQSEVLRYSWSESSIKLLSNYLFFYTIVYVVISWIILRWNHRAMYRPSF; encoded by the exons ATGGAAGTCTATGACTATCTCTGTATGAGAGAAGAAATCCGAGTTTTGGGG ACTCTCCAAATCAACATCGGCATATTTCACCTTCTCTTGGGCAGCCTGTGGTCCTTTATCAAAATGATGCAATTTCCCGAGTCTCCTATGAAttacaaaacttttatttttaatttaaaatatccaTTAATTGCAGCACCTATT AACATCATTTCGGGAATCTTTGCCATAGTTACGGAAAGGAAGCGCCGGCTTTCCCTG GCAAAGATCACGGTGGGGATTAACGTCATCGGCATCGTTTTTTCCCTCTACGGGCTGATAACATTAATTATTGAGTTTCTTAGTTATCAGTCTGAGGTTCTGCGGTACAGTTGGTCTGAA aGCTCTATTAAATTACTTTCCAATTATCTGTTCTTCTACACCATCGTGTATGTGGTCATCTCATGGATCATCCTCAGATGGAACCACAGAGCCATGTATCGCCCGTCTTTTTGA